ATTAGCTGGAAAAGGAGGAAGGACGAAATTTACAATAGAAAACGTCACAAAAACTAGGATTGTTTTAGCTGATAGTAAAATACACATTTTGGGTAGCTTTCAAAATATTGCTTTAGCTAGGAGGGCCATATGTAATCTGATACTTGGTTCACCGCCTTCTAAAGTATATGGACAGTTACGAAATGTTGCATCTAGAGTTTCTGAAAGATTgtgattaaattatttgaattgtcctgttgttttattgatatttgtattttgtactccaatattattaaaaataaaattgtgctGATAATAACTGGTgagttaaaaaaagtttttcccaAGGAAAATCGTACTAGAATCTATATTATTCCCAATTTCCATAAAGTTCTTAAATACATTAggaaacatcaaattttctaTCTTCAAGACAGAAACTGGAGAATTCATTAGTTAGatatggaattaaaaaaatattaacatggtcattaaaaataagtttattgcTACTTTTatgtagattatttttactgtacaagaatatattttaattgtttaaatttatgtaaccctgtataaaaaataagattaatGTTGCcttaaaaatttcaagtaacaTATAGCTGCTAATATTGCTATTTCCAATATGATAATTCCAATAagtaacaatttattatatacaacATTTCTGCCCATTTTTTGTAACGTCCGTCTGGCACTGGTTAATTGTTCGTTAGCGTCTTCTAGTCTATTTTTTGAACGTAATAGTGATTGTCTTTGAGAATCCAATTCTGAAACTACTTCATTGCCGATAGTTTCAGTTTCGATAGCG
This genomic interval from Diorhabda sublineata isolate icDioSubl1.1 chromosome 7, icDioSubl1.1, whole genome shotgun sequence contains the following:
- the LOC130446617 gene encoding vesicle transport through interaction with t-SNAREs homolog 1B; its protein translation is MYGRDDDFEEQNRQILFQGTAALERTSESLARSTQIAIETETIGNEVVSELDSQRQSLLRSKNRLEDANEQLTSARRTLQKMGRNVVYNKLLLIGIIILEIAILAAICYLKFLRQH